One genomic window of Deltaproteobacteria bacterium includes the following:
- a CDS encoding ABC transporter ATP-binding protein: MVFSASDIIQVMNLKKQFGSFVAVDKISFSVKRGEIFGFLGSNGSGKSTTIRMLCGILRPTSGGGTVAGHDIQTEPEKIKRSIGYMSQRFSLYEDLTPFENLRFYLGVYSVPENLWKERIRWITEMTRLEGFGDRLTRELPPGLHQRLALGCALLHKPEILFLDEPTSGVDPVTRQAFWEFIVNLAGGGMTIFVTTHYMDDALHCHRIVMIDAGGIVASGTPEEIVRGACPTRPDANLDDAFIHIMTAS; the protein is encoded by the coding sequence ATGGTATTTTCAGCATCTGACATCATCCAGGTGATGAACCTGAAAAAACAGTTCGGTTCGTTCGTTGCCGTGGACAAGATTTCTTTCTCCGTGAAACGAGGAGAAATATTTGGTTTTCTCGGTTCCAACGGATCGGGAAAATCGACGACAATCCGTATGCTTTGCGGTATTCTCCGACCCACGTCGGGTGGGGGAACCGTCGCCGGCCATGATATTCAAACCGAACCAGAGAAAATCAAACGGTCTATAGGTTACATGTCTCAGAGGTTTTCCCTTTACGAAGACCTGACGCCTTTCGAGAATCTCCGTTTTTATCTGGGGGTGTACAGCGTTCCCGAGAACCTCTGGAAAGAGCGCATCCGCTGGATTACGGAAATGACGCGGTTGGAAGGATTCGGGGACCGGCTGACCCGGGAACTGCCCCCGGGATTGCACCAGAGACTCGCTCTGGGCTGTGCCTTGCTCCATAAACCGGAGATTCTGTTTCTGGATGAGCCGACATCGGGCGTGGACCCTGTGACCCGGCAAGCCTTCTGGGAATTCATCGTTAACCTGGCTGGCGGGGGCATGACTATTTTTGTGACCACCCATTATATGGATGACGCCCTGCATTGTCACCGGATTGTCATGATTGACGCCGGCGGAATTGTGGCGTCTGGAACACCGGAAGAAATTGTCCGCGGTGCCTGTCCGACGCGTCCTGATGCGAATCTGGACGATGCGTTTATCCACATTATGACGGCTTCGTAA